A genomic stretch from Coffea arabica cultivar ET-39 chromosome 10c, Coffea Arabica ET-39 HiFi, whole genome shotgun sequence includes:
- the LOC140015981 gene encoding late embryogenesis abundant protein At1g64065-like: MADRRNDQQVHQLSQNYNHDAVSNFKRDEESASRESDEIRRKKRIRYLAYFAAFVVFQTGIIVLFSLTVMKIKTPKFRVQSATFETFNVGTATNASFNLRMNAEVGVKNNNFGTYKFQNSTISFFYDGTPIGEAMVPDSKSGWLSTKKLNVAVDLSSNNLTSNSQLENDLNSGVLKLNAQSKLSGKVTLTFMFKKKKSTNMDCTITVGFADRVVRDINCM; this comes from the coding sequence ATGGCTGACAGAAGGAATGATCAGCAAGTTCATCAATTGTCTCAAAATTATAACCATGATGCAGTTTCTAATTTCAAGCGCGACGAAGAGTCAGCTTCAAGAGAGTCAGACGAAATTCGTCGCAAGAAGCGTATCAGGTACCTTGCATATTTTGCTGCCTTCGTTGTGTTCCAAACTGGCATCATAGTATTGTTTTCTCTAACCGTGATGAAGataaaaactccaaaatttCGAGTACAATCAGCAACTTTCGAGACTTTCAATGTGGGCACGGCTACAAATGCTTCGTTTAATTTGAGGATGAATGCTGAGGTTGGCgtgaaaaacaacaattttggAACTTACAAGTTCCAAAACAGCACAATATCCTTCTTCTATGATGGCACACCAATTGGGGAAGCCATGGTTCCTGATAGCAAATCAGGATGGCTATCAACCAAGAAGCTAAATGTTGCCGTGGACCTCTCATCAAATAATTTGACCAGCAACTCACAACTCGAAAATGATCTCAACTCTGGGGTGTTGAAGTTGAATGCTCAATCCAAATTGAGTGGAAAGGTGACGTTAACGTTTATgttcaagaagaagaaatccACAAACATGGATTGCACCATCACTGTCGGTTTTGCTGATAGAGTTGTTCGAGATATTAACTGCATGTGA
- the LOC140015982 gene encoding late embryogenesis abundant protein At1g64065-like, with product MADRRNDQQVHPLSQNYNHDAVSNFKRDEESASRESDEIRRKKRIRYLAYFAAFVVFQTGIIVLFSLTVMKIKTPKFRVQSATFETFNVGTATNASFNFRMNAEVGVKNNNFGTYKFQNSTISFFYDGTPIGEAMVPDSKSGWLSTKKLNVAVDLSSNNLTSNSQLENDLNSGVLKLNAQSKLSGKVTLTFMFKKKKSTNMDCTITVGFAERVVRDINCK from the coding sequence ATGGCTGACAGAAGGAATGATCAGCAAGTTCATCCATTGTCTCAAAATTATAACCATGATGCAGTTTCTAATTTCAAGCGCGACGAAGAGTCAGCTTCAAGAGAGTCAGACGAAATTCGTCGCAAGAAGCGTATCAGGTACCTTGCATATTTTGCTGCCTTCGTTGTGTTCCAAACTGGCATCATAGTATTGTTTTCTCTAACCGTGATGAAGataaaaactccaaaatttCGAGTACAATCAGCAACCTTCGAGACCTTCAATGTGGGCACGGCTACAAATGCTTCGTTTAATTTTAGGATGAATGCTGAGGTTGGCgtgaaaaacaacaattttggAACTTACAAGTTCCAAAACAGCACAATATCCTTCTTCTATGATGGCACACCAATTGGGGAAGCCATGGTTCCTGATAGCAAATCAGGATGGCTATCAACCAAGAAGCTAAATGTTGCCGTGGACCTCTCATCAAATAATTTGACCAGCAACTCACAACTCGAAAATGATCTCAACTCTGGGGTGTTGAAGTTGAATGCTCAATCCAAATTGAGTGGAAAGGTGACGCTGACGTTTATgttcaagaagaagaaatccACAAACATGGATTGCACCATCACTGTCGGTTTTGCCGAGAGAGTTGTTCGAGATATTAACTGCAAGTGA